One Carya illinoinensis cultivar Pawnee chromosome 5, C.illinoinensisPawnee_v1, whole genome shotgun sequence genomic window, tttttaaaattttttattaaattaaaaaaaatattgagaaaaaaaaaagagaaaaaaaaattcgccCTTTCGGTGGAGGTTTGGGTGCACTCCCTCTGTGGGAGTAGCACTGTCCTTCAACTTTAATAATCCAACAAATTAGTTGTTGGCAATGGGATATGGAGGCATAGATCTATTAGAGAGGAAAAGAGTAAAAAGCATAAAAGAGGAACAAAACAAAAGTAGAAAAGCAGCGGAAACAAGATAATGGACGATAGCGGAAACAGGGTTGGAAAAGATTTGCACATAATGGATGATGAGCTGGTCTCCACTCTCCACTCACACCAATAACGTTGCCGACAACGTCAATATATTACTATTATCCTTtggtttttctcttttgtttcatATCATAGAACGTGCGTGGAAGAGGTCCAGGCAATGGATTCCGTCCGTTGATCGAACGCGACAAAATTACAACCCACCTTCAACGAAACAATACCCAACAACCAATGAAGACTTCTTGTTGTTGACTTGTGCGAGCACTCTTATAGCTTCTTCCCAGACGGAACCGGTTACTTCTTTCGACTCTCTGGTTAGTCTTTTGCATCGTTTCCTGATTCATTCCTTTCTCCAGAGAAAACAATGCCGGTTGGAGAGCTCTTTCTTGCTGCGTTCCTTCAAGTGTTATTTGACCGATTGGCTTCACCCGAGTTGCTGGCCTTTGCACGACGAGAGGGACTTAAAAAAAAGCTGGACAAGTGGCGCAAGTTGTTGTCAATGATTCAAAAGGTGCTTGATGATGCAGAGGAGAAGGAATTACATGCTCAGAGTACTGCAGTGAAAGAGTGGCTGGAGGATCTCAAAGACTTGGCCTACGATGTGGAGGACATACTCGATGAGTTTGCCACAGAAGCTTTGCGATGCAAATTGAAGGTCAAAAATCAGGCTAGTACTAGTAAGGTACGGAATCTCATCCCTGCTTATTTTAGTGGTTTGAGTCCCTATGCTATTATGTTGAGAACTAGGCTGGAGTCAAATATCAAGGACATGACTCCTCGATTTAAAGATCTAGTGGCACGAAAAGGTGAACTCAATTTGAAAGAACTTGTAGACAGGAGTTCAGAAAAAATTAGAGGGACAGTACAGGCCCCAACTTCTGTAGTGAATGAAGCTCGTGTTTATGGCAGGGAAGGAGATAAAAAGGCTTTACTTGATTTATTGAAATCGCAAGCTCAAGAATCAGTGGACACTCAAGTTTCTGTGATTCCAATACTTGGAATGGGGGGTATTGGAAAGACAACACTTGCGCAGTTAATATACAATGACCAAGAAGTCGAAAGTTTGTTTGATCTTAAAGCTTGGGCTTGCGTTTCTGAAGATTTTGATGCCGTTCGGGtcacaaaaacaattttaagaTCTATCAGTCCTGGAAGTCGTGATGATAATGATCTAAACTTGTTGCAAATCGGACTAAAGGAGGCGCTGAAAGGGAAGAAATTTCTAGTCGTTCTGGATGATCTTTGGAATGATCGTTATCATGACTGGACAATCCTATTTACTCCTTTCGAAGCAGGGGCTCCAGGAAGTGTAGTTATTATCACAACTCGCAATCGAGAAGTTGCAAATACTACAAGTACCACTGAAGCTTACCAGCTGGATTTGTTGTCAAATGACGCTTCTATGTCCATATTTACCCACCATGCCTTGAGGGCAAAAGACTTTTCTTCACACCCACACCTCAAAGATTTTGGTGAGGAAATCGTTCGAAAATGTAAACGTTTGCCTTTGGCAGCAAAAGTACTTGGAGGCCTCTTACGTTCAAAACTGCAGGACCGTGATGCCTGGGAGGAAATATTGAATAGCGAGATATGGAATATTTTAGAGCAGAGACGTGAAATCGTTCCAGCTCTTATGTTGAGTTACTACCATCTCCCATCGCATTTGAAGAGATGCTTTGCTTACTGTTCTATACTCCCTAAAGATTATGAATTTGAGGAGAAGGAGGTGGTTCTATTATGGATGGCAGAAGGCTTGATTCAAccacaacaaaaagaaaaggaaatggaaGATTTGGGTTCAAAGTATTTTCGGGATTTGTTGGCAAGGTCATTTTTCCAACAATCCAACGACAAAAAATCTCGATTTATGACGCATGACCTCATCAATGACTTGGCTAAATCTGTTGCAGGAAATACATGCTTTAGAATGGAAGATAGAGTTGAGGGTAGTAAACAAGGGAGTATTTTTACAAAGGCTCGCCATTTGTCTTACCTG contains:
- the LOC122308887 gene encoding putative disease resistance RPP13-like protein 1, which codes for MPVGELFLAAFLQVLFDRLASPELLAFARREGLKKKLDKWRKLLSMIQKVLDDAEEKELHAQSTAVKEWLEDLKDLAYDVEDILDEFATEALRCKLKVKNQASTSKVRNLIPAYFSGLSPYAIMLRTRLESNIKDMTPRFKDLVARKGELNLKELVDRSSEKIRGTVQAPTSVVNEARVYGREGDKKALLDLLKSQAQESVDTQVSVIPILGMGGIGKTTLAQLIYNDQEVESLFDLKAWACVSEDFDAVRVTKTILRSISPGSRDDNDLNLLQIGLKEALKGKKFLVVLDDLWNDRYHDWTILFTPFEAGAPGSVVIITTRNREVANTTSTTEAYQLDLLSNDASMSIFTHHALRAKDFSSHPHLKDFGEEIVRKCKRLPLAAKVLGGLLRSKLQDRDAWEEILNSEIWNILEQRREIVPALMLSYYHLPSHLKRCFAYCSILPKDYEFEEKEVVLLWMAEGLIQPQQKEKEMEDLGSKYFRDLLARSFFQQSNDKKSRFMTHDLINDLAKSVAGNTCFRMEDRVEGSKQGSIFTKARHLSYLGDQYDGFKKFEAFSELTCLRTFLPLMLPYPGWCFLTSYVSLELSPTLRCLRVLSLNGYHITKISN